CATTAGTATGACCGACGCGACTGAGGACATCCCGTCGGTCGACTACGTCGAGGGAGCCGGTATCCCGATCCGCGGGAACGACATCGACACGGACCAGATCATCCCGGCGCGGTTCATGAAGGTCGTCACCTTCGACGGTCTGGGCGAGTTCGCCTTCTTCGACCTGCGGTTCGACGACGAGGACAACGAGAAGGACCACCCGTTCAACGAGGAGCGGTTTCAGGACTCGAACGTGATGGTGGTCAACAACAACTTCGGCTGTGGCTCCTCGCGTGAACACGCGCCACAGGCCCTGATGCGCTGGGGCATCGACGCCATCATCGGTGAGGGCTTCGCCGAAATTTTCGCTGGGAACTGTCTCGCGCTCGGCATTCCGACAGTCACTGCCGACCACGAGACGATCAACGCGCTCCAGCAGTGGGTCGACGACAACCCCGATGGCGACATCGAAGTCGACGTGCGGGCGGAAACGGTCACCTACGGTGACAACGAGATCAACGTCAGCGTCGACCGCGCCCAGCGCGAGGCCCTCGTCGAGGGCAACTGGGACACGACGGCGCTGATGAAGGCAAACCGGAACGCTATCGAGGAGACGGCCTCGCAACTGCCGTATCTGGACCAGACGCGGTCGGAACTCGAAGCGGACGACTAACGCGAGGTCGCGAAGCGACCTCGGTATGCGCGAACGGCGACGTCGAGAGCGCCAGAGAACCGCCTTACGTGTCCGAAGCGTCGGCGTCCGGTTCGCAGTAGCGGACGATTACCGCGAGGTCGCAAAGCGGCCTCGGATAGCCTGAACGGATTTTCTGTCTCGAATATGGTAAGACCAATAGCTGTGCGGGGCGCGTCATCTTTGCATGGATCAGATTCGGGAGATACACATCGCGCCGCTGGGGCACGAACGCGACCGGATCGCCGAGCCGATTCACCAGCACAACGCTGACGACGTGTACCTCCTCACAGCGACGACGGAGCCGTCACGGTTGACGCCGTACCAGCAGGCACTTGTCGAAGAACTGGATGACAACGGCGTTAGTGTCGAACTCCACCGTGCGGAGCTACACGACCTCTATGATGTGCTGGCGGTCGTCACGACACTGACCGCCGACCATCCCGAGGATATCGTGCGTGTCAACGTCTCCAGCGGGCC
The Haloarcula sp. CBA1129 genome window above contains:
- the leuD gene encoding 3-isopropylmalate dehydratase small subunit, which gives rise to MTDATEDIPSVDYVEGAGIPIRGNDIDTDQIIPARFMKVVTFDGLGEFAFFDLRFDDEDNEKDHPFNEERFQDSNVMVVNNNFGCGSSREHAPQALMRWGIDAIIGEGFAEIFAGNCLALGIPTVTADHETINALQQWVDDNPDGDIEVDVRAETVTYGDNEINVSVDRAQREALVEGNWDTTALMKANRNAIEETASQLPYLDQTRSELEADD